The stretch of DNA CACGAACTCTTCCAGTTCCTTGCGCTTATCTTCCGTTTTCTTGTTCACCTCCTGGCGCTGCCGCAACGCCAGCTGCGACGACTCATACCAGAACGAGTAGTTGCCCGGGTACATGGTGATTTTCGAGAAGTCGAGGTCGGCCATGTAGTTACACACGGCATCCAGGAAGTGGCGGTCGTGGCTTACCACAATTACCGTGTTCTGGAAGGAGTCGAGGAAGTTCTCCAGCCACAGGACCGTTTCCGCATCCAGACCGTTGGTTGGTTCGTCGAGGAGCAATACATCGGGGTTACCAAACAGGGCCTGTGCCAGCAACACCCGCACCTTATCGGATGTACCCAAGTCACCCATCAGGGTGTGATGCTTATCTTCGGAGATGCCCAGGCCCGAAAGCAGCTCAGCCGCTTCATACTCGGCGTTCCAGCCTTCGAGGTCAGCAAACTCGCCTTCCAGCTCAGCAGCCCGCTCGCCGTCGGCGTCAGAGAAATCAGCCTTCGCATAAATAGCATCCTTCTCCTCCATAACCTTCCACAGGCGGGTGTGGCCCATGATAACGGTTTGGAGTACCGGAAAGGCATCGGCGGCAAACTGGTCCTGCTTGAGCACCGAGAGGCGCGCGCCTTTCGGCATGTCTACCGAACCCGTGTTCGGCTCAATCTCGCCCGAAAGAATTTTAAGAAACGTTGACTTGCCGGCGCCGTTGGCCCCAATGAGGCCATACACGTTACCGGGCATAAATTTAATGGTAACGTCTTCAAACAATACGCGCTTGCCGTAGCGCAGACTTACGTTGGAGGTGCTGATCATATCAAAAAGATGCGGAGAAACACAAATGTGGGGCAATGCTACGCGCTAGGCTGTGGCATTGCGGCGCGCAAAAGTACGGAAAATGCCACGGCCATATCGTGTTAGGCCTATAAATGCCATCAGACAAGGCCATAACCCCAGAAAAAAAACTTACGGAATACAACCCCTTGCTCACCAATACGGTATAGATAAAGAGAGCTGGCCAGGCCACTAGCACGCATGGGAAAGCAACAGTTACCCATGGGGTGGTAGTTCCGCTAGGCTACGTTCTTCTTCCCAATTAACCACCCTCATACTCGTCCTGATTGTATGGCTGACGCTCGTCTTACGCCCGAAACCAATGGCATCCGTTATGGCCTGTTTACCGCCGTTGGTATGGTCATCTATTTTATAGTGGCCTCTCTCTTTAACTTAACTGCCCGCATAGAATTCAGCTTTTTCAACGCCGTGATTCTTACGGTGGGCGTGTGCATGGCTGTTGCTAATTTCAAGCGTTACCGCCAAGACCGTATGCCGTATCTGCAGGGCTTTGGTACCGGTATTATCACGGCCATGATAGCCTCAGTGGCTTTTGGCTTCTTCTTTATTATATATGCCGGAGTGCTCAACAAGCATATCATGGATGGCATTCGGGCCAAGGACTTATTCGGCTTTGATCTTTCAGTAACCATTGCCTTCTTGGCCATTCTACTGCAGGGGGCTATGGCTGGGGTGATTATCTCACTCGTAGCAATGCAATACTATAAGAGCCCTGATCATAAGCCAATTACCGGCATCGAATAACTTTTGACTCTATTCGTTGAAAAGCCACACTTCATCTGAGGTGTGGCTTTTGTTTTGGGCTATTCTGTAAAAGATAAATATTCTAATAAAAAGATAAAAATTTTTGTTGAACAGCCTTGTTTATATGCTTTATTGCATATAAGTTTGTATAAAATAATGTAGATCCACAAGGGAATCTTCTGATGGTTCTACTTGTTTGCGCTGCAACCTAAAAGTTTTACTTCCTCTGACCTGCATTTGCCCTTGA from Hymenobacter taeanensis encodes:
- a CDS encoding DUF4199 domain-containing protein, whose protein sequence is MADARLTPETNGIRYGLFTAVGMVIYFIVASLFNLTARIEFSFFNAVILTVGVCMAVANFKRYRQDRMPYLQGFGTGIITAMIASVAFGFFFIIYAGVLNKHIMDGIRAKDLFGFDLSVTIAFLAILLQGAMAGVIISLVAMQYYKSPDHKPITGIE